From Lysobacter silvisoli, the proteins below share one genomic window:
- a CDS encoding TetR/AcrR family transcriptional regulator, whose amino-acid sequence MNALTATHKGAATRDAILEQAYSIACSAGLEGLSIGPLAAAVGMSKSGVFAHFGSREDLQLAVLDTASQRFVAYVLLPALKRPRGLARLRAIVEAWFDWSRHTDGGCVLLAAVHEYDDRPGALRDNVFGQQQRWHRELGRAAQLAIDTGELGADTDTEQLAFEIYGIALVVHHDAGLYGFDTAAARGRRAFERLIGSYAATPTA is encoded by the coding sequence ATGAACGCTCTGACCGCCACCCATAAGGGCGCCGCCACCCGCGACGCCATCCTGGAACAGGCCTACAGCATCGCCTGCTCGGCCGGCCTGGAAGGCCTGTCGATCGGGCCGCTGGCGGCGGCGGTGGGCATGTCCAAGAGCGGCGTGTTCGCCCACTTCGGCTCGCGCGAGGACCTGCAGCTGGCCGTGCTGGACACCGCCAGCCAGCGCTTCGTCGCCTACGTGCTGCTGCCCGCGTTGAAGCGCCCGCGCGGCCTGGCGCGCCTGCGCGCCATCGTCGAGGCCTGGTTCGACTGGTCGCGCCACACCGACGGCGGCTGCGTATTGCTGGCCGCCGTGCACGAGTACGACGACCGCCCCGGCGCCCTGCGCGACAACGTGTTCGGCCAGCAACAGCGCTGGCACCGCGAACTCGGCCGCGCCGCGCAACTGGCCATCGACACCGGCGAGCTCGGCGCCGACACCGATACCGAGCAACTGGCGTTCGAGATCTACGGCATCGCCCTGGTCGTGCACCACGACGCCGGCCTGTACGGCTTCGACACCGCCGCCGCGCGCGGCCGCCGGGCGTTCGAGCGCCTGATCGGCTCCTACGCCGCCACCCCCACCGCCTGA
- a CDS encoding GNAT family N-acetyltransferase, which produces MSAAAPAPRLRAAADSDLEAIAALYALEVREGLATYEYEAPDLAEMRRRWRALVEAGYPYLVAECERDGAWRFAGYAYASAYRTRIGYRWTVENSVYVRPDCQGRGVGRALMLRLIADCEALGFRQMVAVIGDGSNAASVGLHERLGFKTAGVFPGLGRKHGRWLDTVQMLRPLGEANVGEPDENVPGLK; this is translated from the coding sequence TTGAGCGCCGCCGCGCCCGCGCCGCGCCTGCGCGCGGCGGCCGACTCCGACCTGGAGGCGATCGCCGCCCTGTATGCGCTCGAGGTGCGCGAGGGCCTGGCGACCTACGAATACGAGGCGCCCGACCTGGCCGAAATGCGGCGGCGCTGGCGCGCCCTGGTCGAGGCCGGCTATCCCTACCTGGTCGCCGAATGCGAGCGCGACGGCGCCTGGCGCTTCGCCGGCTATGCCTACGCCAGCGCCTACCGCACCCGTATCGGCTACCGCTGGACGGTGGAGAATTCGGTCTACGTGCGGCCGGATTGCCAGGGCCGCGGCGTCGGCCGCGCGCTGATGCTGCGCCTGATCGCCGACTGCGAGGCGCTGGGTTTCAGGCAGATGGTCGCGGTGATCGGCGACGGCAGCAACGCCGCCTCGGTGGGCCTGCACGAGCGGCTGGGCTTCAAGACGGCCGGCGTGTTCCCGGGCCTGGGCCGCAAGCATGGACGCTGGCTGGACACGGTGCAGATGCTGCGACCGCTGGGCGAGGCCAACGTCGGCGAGCCGGATGAGAACGTACCCGGCTTGAAGTAG
- a CDS encoding alpha/beta hydrolase — translation MSMLTSKISTTVRNVTRLYGLRLGFAVGAWLAPDATMRRAAELFCTPFASSRRRALDAPTCGAREESLQIDGHAIATYVWGDPHAQPYVLFAHGWSSHGTRVAKWLPALREAGYAVVAFDQLAHGRSGGRLATLPDFTRHLHAVGAHYGPAAAVIGHSLGGAAAMLALARGLQAERAVLIAPPADPAAAVGRFARFLWVGEDLMRRMFAYFESRIGISFDAQQAHHNVPRIGHPALIVHDVGDREVPWSEGERYARYWPGARLLSTQGLGHNRVADDGAVIASALRFLRGETVGVRVVSSPNLPYGYA, via the coding sequence ATGTCCATGCTGACGAGCAAAATTAGCACGACCGTTCGTAACGTAACGCGTCTCTACGGCCTGCGCCTGGGCTTCGCCGTCGGCGCCTGGCTGGCGCCCGATGCGACCATGCGCCGTGCCGCCGAACTGTTCTGCACACCGTTCGCGTCCAGCCGCCGCCGCGCGCTGGACGCGCCCACCTGCGGCGCGCGCGAGGAGTCGCTGCAGATCGACGGACACGCCATCGCCACCTATGTCTGGGGCGATCCGCACGCCCAGCCCTACGTGCTGTTCGCCCACGGCTGGTCCAGCCACGGCACGCGCGTGGCCAAGTGGCTGCCGGCGCTGCGCGAGGCCGGTTACGCGGTGGTCGCCTTCGATCAGCTCGCCCACGGCCGCAGCGGCGGCCGCCTGGCGACCCTGCCCGACTTCACCCGCCACCTGCACGCCGTCGGCGCGCATTACGGCCCGGCCGCGGCGGTGATCGGCCATTCGCTGGGCGGCGCCGCGGCGATGCTGGCATTGGCGCGCGGGCTGCAGGCCGAACGCGCGGTGTTGATCGCGCCGCCGGCCGATCCGGCGGCCGCGGTGGGCCGCTTCGCGCGCTTCCTCTGGGTCGGCGAGGACCTGATGCGGCGCATGTTCGCCTATTTCGAGTCGCGCATCGGCATCAGCTTCGACGCCCAGCAGGCGCACCATAACGTGCCGCGCATCGGCCACCCCGCGCTGATCGTGCACGACGTCGGCGATCGCGAAGTGCCCTGGTCCGAAGGCGAGCGCTACGCGCGCTACTGGCCGGGCGCGCGCCTGCTCAGCACCCAGGGCCTGGGCCACAACCGCGTGGCCGACGACGGCGCGGTGATCGCCAGCGCGCTGCGATTCCTGCGCGGCGAGACCGTGGGCGTACGCGTGGTATCCAGCCCCAACCTTCCCTACGGCTACGCCTGA